A portion of the Streptomyces sp. YPW6 genome contains these proteins:
- a CDS encoding FG-GAP-like repeat-containing protein, with protein MTRRARAVHPSAPRVRAATVVLAMTGIGSLVWPGAVHAAPAAATASGADFTNDGIGDLIAGVPQASSAAGQVSVLPGSSSGPSTTGRTIITQSGSVPGAPEPGDRFGADVAYGDVDGDGLTDLAVGSPGEADSVFKERGNVTVLTGSSRLTQGDYFTTADDDPRNPGRARLGTAVAMGDFTGDGLDDVVGVGLGNAGSGGWLVWRDSATKKATTLRLTFEDLNHVDVAAGDFNGDGYDDVAVTTVDRHGQARAYEYASAGPVGLTHAMAIQMGAGRSIAAGDINQDGRDDIVIGQPAPTETAPAYGAATGGQVTVKLGQPYGLYYRGHTTTISQTTPDVPGEAKEGDAMGTSVALHDLDGDNTLDIVSGIPGKDSTVNGVTSTDAGSVLLLKLTTTPDGIALKNATSLSQGTGSIGGGGETDDQFGTAVTAGDFTGDGTTGLVLGAAGENNNDGTTVYHPATGRASFLGKGIVGTPTGSRLGSVLTS; from the coding sequence ATGACTCGGCGTGCCCGAGCCGTACACCCGTCCGCGCCGCGCGTCCGCGCCGCGACCGTCGTCCTGGCCATGACCGGAATCGGCAGTCTTGTCTGGCCGGGTGCTGTCCACGCGGCGCCCGCTGCGGCAACGGCGAGCGGGGCGGACTTCACCAACGACGGGATCGGCGACCTGATCGCCGGTGTCCCGCAGGCATCGTCCGCGGCAGGGCAGGTGTCGGTCCTGCCCGGGAGCAGCAGCGGCCCCTCGACGACAGGACGGACGATCATCACACAGAGCGGTTCCGTTCCGGGGGCGCCCGAGCCCGGTGACCGCTTCGGAGCCGATGTGGCGTACGGAGATGTCGACGGTGACGGCCTCACCGACCTCGCCGTCGGCTCGCCCGGCGAGGCGGACAGCGTGTTCAAGGAACGCGGCAACGTCACCGTCCTGACCGGCAGCAGCCGGCTCACCCAGGGCGACTACTTCACCACCGCCGACGACGACCCCCGCAACCCCGGCAGGGCCCGCCTGGGCACAGCGGTCGCCATGGGCGACTTCACCGGCGACGGCCTCGACGACGTCGTCGGCGTCGGGCTCGGCAACGCGGGCTCGGGCGGCTGGCTGGTCTGGCGCGACAGCGCCACCAAGAAGGCCACCACCCTGCGTCTCACCTTCGAAGACCTCAACCACGTCGACGTCGCCGCCGGGGACTTCAACGGCGACGGATACGACGACGTCGCCGTCACCACCGTCGACCGCCACGGCCAGGCACGCGCCTACGAGTACGCGAGCGCCGGCCCGGTCGGCCTCACCCACGCCATGGCCATCCAGATGGGCGCCGGCCGCAGCATCGCCGCCGGAGACATCAACCAGGACGGCCGTGACGACATCGTCATCGGACAACCCGCCCCCACCGAGACCGCCCCCGCCTACGGCGCTGCCACCGGCGGGCAGGTCACCGTCAAACTCGGCCAGCCCTACGGGCTCTACTACCGCGGCCACACCACCACCATCAGCCAGACCACCCCCGACGTGCCCGGCGAAGCGAAGGAAGGTGACGCCATGGGCACCTCGGTCGCCCTGCACGACCTCGACGGAGACAACACCCTCGACATCGTCAGCGGCATCCCCGGCAAGGATTCCACCGTCAACGGAGTCACCAGCACCGACGCCGGAAGCGTCCTCCTGCTCAAGCTCACCACCACACCGGACGGCATCGCCCTCAAGAACGCCACCAGCCTCAGCCAGGGCACCGGCAGCATCGGAGGCGGCGGCGAGACCGACGACCAGTTCGGCACCGCCGTCACGGCGGGAGACTTCACCGGAGACGGCACGACCGGCCTCGTCCTCGGAGCCGCGGGTGAGAACAACAACGACGGCACCACCGTCTACCACCCCGCCACCGGACGCGCCTCCTTCCTCGGCAAAGGCATCGTCGGAACCCCCACCGGAAGCCGCCTCGGCAGCGTCCTCACCTCCTGA
- a CDS encoding alpha/beta hydrolase, which produces MRRILLILVAAVLATAGTTAAVPATPAAAKAPAAVKAEAAAQQYGTHPHQTVDITWNPSPAPRPAVILITGGYWYTHASWATWEKQLADQGFQVFAMKYRLNFEAAWPAQRDDVARAVKWVRDNADRYDTDAENILLVGSSAGGQMATDAATRGTNSLDLKGIVALSPVASPYRAWQDGNTSTVGKIRKVRDNATLLARCYPDPADNSTAYREMGCWDTWRDMESKNAVGKGDAPMLLVHSDGDFVPAAHSTELEAAAKAAGVPASDVATRIVTGSTAHGQALLGTPGMFATVVSWLKARTT; this is translated from the coding sequence GTGCGTCGCATTCTTCTGATCCTCGTGGCCGCCGTGCTGGCGACCGCCGGCACCACGGCCGCCGTGCCCGCAACTCCTGCCGCAGCCAAGGCGCCGGCCGCGGTGAAGGCCGAGGCCGCGGCCCAGCAGTACGGCACCCACCCCCACCAGACGGTGGACATCACCTGGAACCCGTCGCCGGCGCCGCGCCCGGCAGTCATCCTGATCACCGGCGGGTACTGGTACACCCACGCCAGCTGGGCGACCTGGGAGAAGCAGCTTGCCGACCAGGGCTTCCAGGTCTTCGCCATGAAGTACCGCCTGAACTTCGAGGCGGCCTGGCCCGCCCAGCGCGACGACGTGGCCCGCGCGGTGAAGTGGGTACGCGACAACGCAGACCGGTACGACACCGACGCCGAGAACATCCTCCTGGTCGGCTCATCGGCCGGCGGGCAGATGGCCACCGACGCCGCGACCCGCGGCACCAACAGCCTCGACCTCAAGGGCATCGTGGCCCTGTCCCCGGTGGCCTCCCCGTACCGGGCCTGGCAGGACGGCAATACTTCCACCGTCGGCAAGATCCGCAAAGTCCGGGACAACGCCACCCTCCTGGCGCGCTGCTACCCCGACCCCGCCGACAACTCCACCGCCTACCGGGAGATGGGCTGCTGGGACACCTGGCGCGACATGGAATCCAAGAACGCCGTCGGCAAGGGAGACGCGCCGATGCTCCTGGTCCACTCCGACGGCGACTTCGTACCCGCTGCCCACTCCACCGAACTCGAAGCCGCCGCGAAGGCCGCCGGGGTTCCCGCCTCGGACGTGGCCACGCGCATCGTCACCGGCTCCACCGCCCACGGGCAGGCCCTCCTCGGAACACCCGGCATGTTCGCCACGGTCGTCTCCTGGCTCAAGGCCCGCACCACCTGA
- a CDS encoding trypsin-like serine protease — protein MPRTRPRAALFTGLLATSLAVGVLTAAPAQALSGTAVASGTYTFTAKLEIGEGDAKRACTGALIDPRWVLTAASCFTSGTTSPVRGKPEAKTTATIGRTDLTTTGGHVSEISEIVPYEGRDLVMARLAAPAAGISPVGIATTPATVGTTLTAVGYGRTRTEWVPDKLHAGSFLVNEVTGPALGIVGASEGSAICKGDAGGPVLRQDSGTVALVGVSGGSWQGGCIGETETRTDAVAARADDLQPWIDEVIAGASDFNCDGARDVAIADPDATVNGAAKAGRVQLVYGAGKGNAELSQALPIVSGAAEANDRFGGSLATFDHNLDGCTDLAVGVPGEAIGTKAGAGGVHIFYGSPAGLGQGKATVNLVQGTGTGALGSMGSEAGDRMGEAIAAGTTIAGVPYLAIGLPGEDGSGFTNAGAVVYLHGTGQTNVLINQASEGVAGAMESNDDFGASLAGSPQHLAIGAPGEAIGGMADAGAVSVFNHKLNSAKIPTGIAGLTQDLAEIEDASEAGDTFGFSLSMTAYRPNAAATGTESLLVIGTPGEGTSTITATGRIDVVRLTPSGFSHLSGVHQGTAGVAGANENGDRFGHTVSAVSTRPESVSTAANTLVAVGVPGEDIGSATDAGGIMTFGLLGAPGDSDGTVHPGTAGLPGAPVTGEKVGSAITATGTHLYAGIPDGPSAHGRAYALPWVNATAGAGEPVTAYEPGKDGLPATGQRFGAGMR, from the coding sequence GTGCCCAGAACACGCCCGCGCGCGGCCCTCTTCACAGGGCTGCTCGCGACCTCCCTCGCTGTCGGCGTCCTCACCGCCGCTCCAGCTCAAGCTCTCTCCGGAACCGCCGTCGCCAGCGGCACTTACACTTTCACCGCGAAGCTCGAGATCGGTGAGGGCGACGCGAAACGTGCCTGTACCGGGGCTCTGATTGACCCCCGGTGGGTTCTTACCGCCGCCAGCTGCTTCACCAGCGGGACCACGAGTCCCGTCCGGGGAAAGCCAGAGGCGAAGACGACCGCGACGATCGGCCGCACCGACCTGACCACGACGGGTGGACATGTCAGCGAGATCAGCGAGATCGTCCCGTACGAAGGACGGGACCTGGTGATGGCCCGTCTCGCCGCGCCCGCTGCGGGCATCAGTCCCGTCGGCATCGCCACGACTCCTGCCACCGTCGGCACCACGCTCACCGCGGTCGGGTACGGGCGGACCCGGACCGAGTGGGTGCCCGACAAACTCCACGCGGGGTCGTTCCTCGTCAACGAGGTCACCGGGCCGGCCCTGGGCATCGTCGGTGCGAGTGAGGGCAGTGCGATCTGCAAGGGTGACGCAGGTGGCCCCGTCCTGCGGCAGGACAGCGGCACCGTGGCCCTCGTGGGGGTGAGCGGTGGCTCCTGGCAGGGCGGATGTATCGGGGAGACCGAGACACGCACCGACGCTGTGGCCGCCCGCGCCGACGACCTCCAGCCGTGGATCGATGAAGTCATCGCCGGAGCCAGTGACTTCAACTGCGACGGTGCGCGTGACGTAGCGATCGCTGACCCCGACGCCACGGTGAACGGTGCAGCGAAGGCCGGTCGTGTGCAGCTGGTCTACGGTGCGGGCAAGGGCAACGCGGAGTTGTCGCAGGCGTTGCCGATCGTGTCCGGTGCCGCGGAGGCCAATGACCGGTTCGGTGGTTCGCTGGCGACGTTCGATCACAACCTTGACGGCTGCACCGACCTGGCCGTCGGCGTTCCGGGCGAGGCGATCGGCACGAAGGCCGGTGCCGGAGGGGTGCACATCTTCTACGGTTCGCCCGCCGGGCTCGGCCAGGGCAAGGCCACGGTGAACCTGGTCCAGGGGACCGGCACCGGGGCCCTGGGCAGCATGGGTTCGGAGGCGGGTGACCGCATGGGCGAGGCGATCGCCGCGGGGACGACGATCGCCGGGGTTCCGTATCTCGCGATCGGCCTGCCGGGTGAGGACGGCTCGGGGTTCACGAACGCCGGCGCGGTGGTCTATCTGCACGGCACGGGGCAGACCAACGTCCTGATCAACCAGGCGTCCGAAGGTGTGGCCGGTGCGATGGAGAGCAACGACGACTTCGGTGCCTCTCTGGCCGGATCGCCTCAGCATCTGGCCATCGGCGCGCCGGGGGAGGCGATCGGCGGTATGGCCGACGCCGGTGCGGTGAGCGTGTTCAACCACAAGCTGAACAGCGCGAAGATCCCCACCGGTATTGCCGGGCTGACTCAGGATCTTGCGGAGATCGAGGACGCGTCGGAGGCCGGTGACACGTTCGGGTTCTCGCTGAGCATGACCGCCTATCGGCCCAACGCGGCCGCGACGGGCACCGAGTCGTTGCTCGTGATCGGTACCCCGGGTGAGGGTACTTCCACCATCACGGCCACCGGGCGCATCGACGTCGTCCGCCTGACTCCCTCCGGGTTCAGCCACCTCTCCGGTGTCCACCAGGGCACGGCGGGGGTGGCCGGGGCGAACGAGAACGGCGACCGGTTCGGACACACCGTCTCCGCCGTCAGCACGCGCCCCGAGTCGGTGAGCACCGCTGCCAACACCCTGGTGGCGGTCGGCGTTCCCGGGGAAGACATCGGCAGCGCCACTGACGCCGGAGGCATCATGACCTTCGGTCTGCTCGGGGCCCCGGGAGACTCCGACGGCACTGTCCACCCGGGTACCGCAGGCCTGCCCGGTGCTCCGGTGACGGGGGAGAAGGTCGGCAGTGCGATCACCGCCACCGGCACACACCTCTATGCCGGTATTCCCGACGGCCCCAGCGCCCACGGCCGTGCCTATGCCCTGCCGTGGGTGAACGCCACCGCCGGTGCCGGTGAGCCCGTCACCGCGTACGAGCCCGGCAAGGACGGACTCCCCGCGACCGGCCAGCGGTTCGGCGCCGGCATGCGCTGA